The following proteins are co-located in the Candidatus Nitrotoga sp. AM1P genome:
- a CDS encoding EF-hand domain-containing protein has product MNYSSTLQNKAAQSIALASLLLIGAIGIVQANSVTKEGAPAWAAYDTNNDSSVSLEEATTNKMPTQVFKELDTNHDGKLSSDEFKKESRPMK; this is encoded by the coding sequence ATGAATTATTCTTCAACTTTACAAAATAAAGCGGCCCAATCAATAGCGCTTGCTTCCCTGCTGTTAATTGGCGCGATTGGCATTGTTCAGGCTAATTCCGTTACAAAAGAAGGTGCGCCAGCTTGGGCCGCTTACGACACAAACAATGATAGCTCTGTTAGTTTGGAAGAAGCCACAACTAATAAAATGCCCACCCAAGTATTCAAAGAGCTGGATACCAACCATGACGGCAAATTGAGCTCAGATGAGTTCAAAAAAGAAAGTAGGCCTATGAAATAA
- a CDS encoding efflux RND transporter permease subunit, which translates to MRKFTDIFVERPVLATVISLVILVLGLRSLASLPVLQYPYTQNAVITINTAYPGASANLVTSFITTPLENAVAQANGIDYMTSNSTQSVSTITANLRLNYDPNEALTEINTKVNAVLNQLPPQAQKPTLSVSIGQTIAAMYIGFYSDVLKPNQVTDYLVRSVQPKLQAIEGVQVAELLGAKNFALRAWLDPQKLAAVGLTAADVYALLAANNFLSSSGQSKGQMVQINLNASTALRSVDEFKQMVIKQEGSSIVRLADVANVTLGADDYDSSVSFDGKKAVYVAIQVAPGANLLDVVARVRKAMPEIEAQLPQGLNSNVVYDSTKFVNSSINEVIKTLVEAVLIVTAVVFIFLGSLRSVLIPVIAIPISLIGTFTVMLALGYSINLLTLLALVLAIGLVVDDAIIVVENVSRHLEEGLSPFDSSIKAARELANPIIAMTVVLVAVYLPIGFMSGLTGALFTEFAFTLVGAVIMSAVIALTLSPMMCSRLLRPPRREGGNWQDRLVVWLDKRFERLHLRYEKTLNGTLNFVNVIAIFALVVMGGIYFLYTTSMSELAPQEDQGVLIAASFNAPDATLQQREIFGEQTQKVYRSHQETDHIFQLNMPTQVITGMVLKPWDERTKTATQLQPEVQNELNKISGTQSALFQPPPLPGARGLPIQFVITSTEPFSKLYDVSQKFLQDAEKTGEFIFVQSDLRIDLPQTTVVIDRNMASQLGLNMQDIGSALSAMLGGGYVNYFELEGRSYKVIPQVAQRFRLNADQLKNYYLRTESGQMVPLSTVAHLETSTEPETINRFQQQNMATIQGVAFPTISQGQALERLKTLAEKTLPAGYSYDYAGPSRQFVQESGGLLLTFFFAIVIIFLALAAQFESFRDPAIILVSVPMSIAGALIFINLGIGHAKLNIYTEVGLVTLIALISKNGILIVEFANNLQQTGLSKRDAIVKAAGLRLRPILMTTAATVLGVLPLIMASGAGAVSRSNMGLVIASGLSIGTLFTLFVVPGMYMLLAAEHNQEAIVPMSNAQT; encoded by the coding sequence ATGAGAAAGTTCACTGACATCTTCGTCGAACGCCCAGTTTTGGCAACCGTCATTAGCTTGGTGATACTTGTTCTGGGCTTACGCTCGCTTGCTTCATTGCCGGTGCTGCAATATCCTTACACTCAAAATGCCGTAATTACGATCAACACTGCTTATCCAGGCGCCAGTGCCAATCTAGTGACTAGCTTCATCACTACTCCTCTGGAAAATGCTGTAGCTCAGGCTAATGGCATCGATTATATGACCTCGAACAGTACCCAGAGTGTGAGCACTATTACTGCGAATCTTCGATTAAACTATGATCCAAACGAGGCATTAACTGAAATCAACACTAAGGTTAATGCTGTTCTCAATCAATTGCCGCCGCAGGCGCAAAAACCCACACTTTCCGTCAGCATCGGGCAAACTATAGCCGCGATGTACATCGGTTTCTATAGCGATGTTCTCAAACCTAACCAAGTTACTGACTATCTTGTACGTTCCGTACAACCCAAGCTGCAAGCGATTGAAGGTGTGCAAGTTGCCGAATTGCTGGGTGCAAAAAACTTCGCCCTTCGGGCATGGCTTGACCCACAAAAACTCGCTGCTGTTGGTCTCACCGCTGCCGATGTGTACGCACTTTTGGCTGCAAACAACTTTCTCTCATCCAGTGGCCAATCCAAGGGCCAAATGGTGCAAATCAATCTGAACGCTTCTACGGCACTACGCTCAGTAGATGAATTCAAGCAGATGGTCATCAAGCAAGAGGGCAGTTCGATAGTGCGCTTGGCAGACGTCGCGAATGTTACTTTGGGCGCTGATGACTATGACTCCAGTGTGTCTTTTGACGGTAAAAAAGCGGTATATGTGGCTATTCAGGTTGCCCCAGGTGCAAATCTATTGGATGTAGTCGCCCGTGTACGCAAAGCCATGCCTGAAATCGAGGCCCAGTTACCGCAGGGTTTGAATAGCAATGTTGTTTATGACTCGACCAAATTCGTCAATTCGTCAATTAACGAGGTAATTAAAACGCTTGTGGAAGCAGTCTTAATTGTCACTGCAGTGGTGTTTATTTTCTTGGGCTCGCTACGCTCGGTGCTGATTCCGGTGATTGCTATACCAATTTCCCTGATAGGAACCTTCACTGTGATGCTGGCATTAGGTTATTCCATTAACCTGCTCACGCTCCTAGCGCTGGTACTTGCCATCGGACTAGTAGTGGACGATGCTATCATCGTAGTAGAAAACGTAAGTCGTCATCTGGAAGAAGGGTTGTCGCCCTTTGACTCATCTATAAAAGCGGCGCGTGAGCTGGCTAATCCTATTATTGCGATGACCGTCGTGCTTGTAGCTGTATATTTGCCGATAGGTTTCATGAGTGGCCTTACTGGCGCGCTGTTTACCGAATTTGCTTTTACGCTTGTGGGTGCTGTGATTATGTCAGCTGTGATTGCGTTGACACTTTCACCGATGATGTGTTCGCGTCTTCTGCGCCCGCCTAGACGCGAGGGCGGCAATTGGCAAGATCGTTTGGTAGTATGGTTGGATAAACGATTTGAACGCTTACACCTTCGTTATGAAAAAACCCTGAACGGCACACTTAACTTTGTCAATGTAATAGCTATATTTGCGTTAGTGGTGATGGGCGGTATTTATTTTCTCTACACCACTTCGATGTCTGAACTCGCGCCACAGGAAGATCAGGGTGTGTTGATTGCAGCCTCATTTAATGCGCCGGATGCGACACTACAGCAACGAGAAATATTTGGAGAGCAGACTCAAAAAGTTTACAGGTCACATCAGGAAACAGATCACATATTTCAGCTAAACATGCCGACACAGGTTATCACTGGTATGGTACTCAAGCCTTGGGATGAGCGCACTAAAACCGCCACTCAGCTACAGCCCGAGGTACAAAATGAATTGAATAAAATTTCCGGTACGCAAAGTGCACTTTTCCAGCCACCCCCACTACCGGGGGCGCGCGGTTTGCCAATTCAATTTGTGATTACTAGTACAGAGCCATTCTCCAAGCTTTATGATGTGTCCCAGAAATTTTTGCAAGATGCTGAGAAAACAGGCGAATTTATTTTTGTACAGTCGGATTTGCGCATTGATCTGCCACAAACTACAGTAGTAATTGATCGCAATATGGCGTCCCAGCTTGGGCTAAATATGCAAGACATAGGCTCTGCCCTGTCTGCCATGCTGGGCGGTGGGTATGTGAACTATTTCGAACTTGAGGGTCGGTCTTATAAAGTTATTCCACAAGTAGCACAACGTTTCCGACTTAATGCAGATCAACTCAAGAACTATTATCTGCGTACCGAAAGTGGACAGATGGTGCCTCTATCCACAGTGGCTCATTTGGAAACCAGTACTGAACCAGAAACCATCAATCGCTTTCAGCAACAAAATATGGCGACCATACAGGGAGTGGCTTTTCCCACTATTTCTCAAGGTCAGGCACTGGAACGACTTAAAACTTTAGCGGAGAAAACCTTGCCTGCTGGATACAGCTATGACTACGCGGGACCCTCACGACAGTTTGTACAAGAATCTGGCGGTCTGTTACTCACCTTTTTCTTTGCTATTGTAATTATTTTTCTGGCACTTGCGGCTCAATTTGAGAGCTTTCGCGATCCTGCAATTATTTTGGTGTCCGTGCCCATGTCTATTGCGGGAGCATTGATTTTTATTAATCTCGGTATTGGACACGCCAAGCTCAATATTTATACTGAGGTTGGCTTAGTTACACTCATTGCTCTTATCTCAAAAAATGGCATTTTAATTGTGGAATTTGCTAATAACTTGCAACAAACGGGGTTGAGCAAGCGTGATGCTATTGTGAAAGCTGCTGGCTTACGTTTGCGCCCGATATTAATGACAACTGCCGCCACGGTACTGGGGGTTTTGCCACTCATCATGGCAAGCGGTGCAGGCGCAGTAAGCCGCTCTAATATGGGCTTAGTGATCGCCAGTGGTTTATCGATAGGCACATTGTTCACCCTGTTCGTAGTACCTGGCATGTATATGCTACTTGCTGCTGAACATAACCAAGAAGCAATCGTACCCATGTCAAATGCCCAAACTTAA
- a CDS encoding DUF1993 domain-containing protein: MATYMYTTSVPVFKQLLNSLSVILTKAEVFATEKKFKPTVLLDARLFPDMFPLIRQVQIAADFAKSVSARLAGVEVPAYDDNEQTFAELQERIGKTLSFIESLTPAQFEGSETREIVLRPGTPKERKLVGHTYLSNYGLPQFFFHVTTAYAILRHNGLEVGKGDFMGAELR; the protein is encoded by the coding sequence ATGGCAACTTATATGTACACCACGTCCGTACCCGTCTTCAAACAGCTATTGAACAGCCTCAGCGTTATTTTGACCAAGGCTGAAGTATTCGCTACTGAGAAAAAATTTAAACCGACAGTGTTGCTGGATGCACGGCTATTCCCTGATATGTTTCCCTTGATCCGCCAAGTGCAAATTGCTGCTGATTTCGCCAAGAGTGTGTCAGCGCGGCTGGCGGGTGTTGAGGTACCTGCGTATGACGATAACGAACAAACTTTCGCTGAGTTACAGGAACGAATTGGCAAGACCTTGTCGTTTATCGAAAGTCTAACGCCAGCACAATTCGAAGGTAGCGAAACGCGTGAAATTGTGTTGCGCCCGGGCACACCAAAAGAGAGAAAATTGGTTGGCCACACCTACTTATCTAACTATGGTCTGCCGCAATTTTTCTTCCATGTCACCACCGCTTATGCGATCTTGCGGCACAATGGCCTGGAAGTCGGTAAAGGTGATTTTATGGGTGCTGAGTTACGATGA
- the pgsA gene encoding CDP-diacylglycerol--glycerol-3-phosphate 3-phosphatidyltransferase codes for MPLNIPNLLTWLRIMLIPVFLGVFYLPDTTLSLHHKHLLSTVIFALAALTDWLDGYLARALNQTSAFGAFLDPVADKLMVAAALIMLVKLGYVDMVIAFIIIGREIAISALREWMAQLGESKSTAVSMLGKVKTVFQMIAILLLLCHESLVGLPANALGTLLIYLAAILTLWSMIYYLKLALPQIIRK; via the coding sequence ATGCCACTCAATATCCCAAATCTGCTGACTTGGTTACGTATTATGCTTATACCGGTGTTTCTCGGGGTATTTTACCTGCCTGACACAACACTTTCTCTACATCACAAGCATTTACTCAGTACGGTGATATTCGCGTTGGCCGCTCTCACAGATTGGTTAGATGGTTATCTGGCGCGCGCGCTCAATCAGACTTCCGCTTTTGGCGCATTTCTCGATCCAGTCGCTGATAAGCTGATGGTGGCTGCTGCATTGATTATGTTGGTAAAGCTTGGCTATGTGGATATGGTCATTGCGTTCATTATTATCGGTCGTGAAATTGCTATCTCTGCTTTACGCGAATGGATGGCCCAGCTTGGTGAAAGCAAGAGCACCGCGGTTTCCATGCTGGGTAAGGTGAAAACTGTATTTCAAATGATCGCCATATTGTTGCTGCTTTGTCATGAATCATTGGTGGGGTTGCCTGCTAATGCATTGGGTACATTGTTGATTTATCTTGCTGCTATCTTGACATTGTGGTCAATGATTTATTATTTGAAACTCGCGTTGCCACAAATTATACGCAAATAG
- a CDS encoding uracil-DNA glycosylase, which translates to MKFSTACCLCPRLANFLSEVRQTHPNYYARPVPSFGDAQARLLIVGLAPGMHGANRTGRPFTGDFAGKLLYSTLYQFGFSSQAEPLNGAGHANAELILSDCRITNAVRCLPPQNKPEPAEVRQCNQYLVAELASLPLGAVVLALGAIAHLAVLRALDLKIKDYKFSHGMRHALPNGIMLYDSYHCSRYNTQTKRLTEAMFHAVFSAIVLHLHSRDLNNNLDPNDRI; encoded by the coding sequence ATGAAATTTTCAACTGCCTGCTGTTTATGTCCGCGCTTGGCGAACTTTCTGAGTGAAGTACGCCAAACGCATCCAAACTACTATGCTCGCCCGGTGCCATCCTTCGGCGATGCGCAGGCGCGCTTGCTAATTGTGGGGTTGGCACCCGGTATGCACGGAGCGAATCGCACAGGTCGGCCATTCACCGGCGATTTTGCCGGGAAATTGCTGTATTCCACACTTTATCAATTTGGTTTTTCCAGCCAAGCCGAGCCTTTGAATGGGGCAGGCCATGCTAATGCTGAACTGATTCTAAGCGATTGCCGCATTACTAATGCTGTGCGTTGCCTACCGCCGCAGAACAAGCCGGAACCTGCCGAAGTGCGGCAATGCAATCAATATCTGGTGGCGGAACTGGCTTCTTTACCATTAGGCGCAGTCGTGTTGGCTTTAGGGGCGATTGCCCATCTTGCGGTGTTGCGTGCGCTGGACTTGAAAATAAAAGACTATAAATTTTCGCATGGCATGCGGCATGCACTGCCGAACGGCATAATGCTGTATGACAGCTACCATTGCAGCCGCTACAATACTCAGACCAAGCGTCTGACCGAGGCCATGTTTCATGCCGTTTTCAGCGCAATTGTTCTACATTTGCATAGCCGTGATCTAAATAATAACCTTGACCCAAACGACCGAATTTGA
- the uvrC gene encoding excinuclease ABC subunit UvrC, with amino-acid sequence MTQTTEFDLKSFVASLPLLPGVYRMLDSQGQVLYVGKAGQLKKRVASYFQKKNISPRISLMVSHIARIEVTVTRSEAEALLLENNLIKTLKPRYNILFRDDKSYPYIVLTAHGFPRLAYYRGATAKHHQYFGPYPNSHAAKESIQLLQKIFRIRTCEDSTFSNRARPCLLHQIHRCTAPCVGLISKQNYAIDVRNANLLLQGKQGEVESLLRLAMEQAAEVQHYEQAAALRDQLHALHTVQQKQFMESGRATDADIVAVAELNGVLCVNLAMVRGGRHLGDKSLFPQNAEGQAVDEVLHAFLAQHYLNHSVPPLILTSTPLAANALEELLGEQVGHKVQIRHSVSGERRRWLDMALKNALLALHQQAGQQAGQLARLEKLREALMLPQLSRIECFDISHTMGEATVASCVVYDNMAMRTAEYRRYNISGITEGDDYAAMRQALFRRYQKLQIGEGKRPDLILIDGGVGQLSVACQVLEQLGLMEIPLMGVAKGVERKPGLEQLLLPQHEKPLQLLPDNPALHLIQQVRDEAHRFAISGHRAKRGKTRTTSMLEEISGVGERRRRNLLARFGGLQGVYQASLEELAQVEGISLSLAEKIYQQLH; translated from the coding sequence TTGACCCAAACGACCGAATTTGATCTTAAATCATTTGTTGCCAGTCTGCCCTTACTGCCTGGTGTGTACCGTATGCTGGATAGCCAAGGGCAAGTGCTTTATGTCGGCAAAGCTGGGCAGCTTAAAAAACGCGTTGCATCTTACTTCCAGAAAAAAAATATCTCACCGCGCATCAGCTTGATGGTGTCGCATATTGCCCGTATTGAGGTGACGGTTACTCGCTCCGAGGCTGAGGCTCTGCTGCTGGAAAATAACTTAATAAAAACATTAAAACCACGATACAACATACTTTTTAGAGATGATAAATCTTACCCGTATATCGTCCTGACCGCGCATGGTTTTCCTCGTCTGGCTTATTATCGCGGTGCGACTGCTAAGCACCATCAATACTTCGGGCCTTATCCTAACTCACATGCCGCCAAGGAAAGCATACAGTTGCTGCAAAAAATTTTTCGCATCCGTACTTGCGAGGACAGCACATTTTCCAATCGCGCTCGTCCCTGTTTGTTGCACCAGATTCATCGCTGCACTGCCCCTTGTGTTGGACTGATTAGCAAGCAGAATTATGCGATTGATGTGCGCAATGCGAATTTGCTATTACAGGGCAAGCAGGGCGAGGTGGAAAGCTTGCTGCGACTAGCCATGGAACAAGCGGCAGAAGTCCAACACTATGAACAAGCCGCTGCGCTACGCGACCAGTTGCATGCGCTGCATACGGTGCAGCAAAAGCAGTTCATGGAAAGTGGTCGTGCAACAGATGCGGACATCGTTGCTGTCGCTGAGTTGAATGGCGTGCTGTGCGTGAATTTGGCCATGGTGCGCGGTGGCAGACATCTCGGTGATAAAAGCCTTTTTCCGCAAAATGCCGAAGGGCAGGCGGTTGACGAAGTGTTGCATGCTTTTCTGGCACAGCATTATTTAAACCATAGTGTGCCGCCTCTTATTCTTACCAGCACACCTCTCGCGGCAAATGCCTTGGAAGAGTTACTTGGCGAGCAGGTCGGGCATAAAGTACAGATACGTCACAGTGTCAGTGGTGAGCGGCGTCGATGGTTGGATATGGCGTTGAAAAATGCTCTGCTGGCATTACATCAGCAAGCAGGCCAGCAGGCCGGACAGCTGGCTCGACTGGAGAAATTGCGCGAAGCCCTTATGCTTCCACAACTGTCACGCATCGAATGTTTTGATATCAGCCACACCATGGGCGAAGCGACTGTGGCTTCCTGTGTCGTGTACGACAATATGGCTATGCGTACTGCGGAGTACCGGCGCTACAACATTAGCGGTATTACTGAGGGAGACGACTATGCAGCTATGCGCCAAGCCTTGTTTCGTCGCTATCAAAAATTACAGATAGGTGAAGGTAAGCGTCCCGATTTGATTTTGATAGATGGTGGCGTGGGTCAGCTAAGTGTGGCTTGCCAGGTGTTGGAACAACTAGGCTTGATGGAAATCCCGTTAATGGGCGTAGCCAAAGGCGTGGAGCGCAAGCCTGGATTAGAGCAATTATTGCTTCCGCAGCATGAAAAGCCGCTACAATTGTTGCCGGACAATCCAGCATTGCACTTGATTCAGCAGGTGCGCGATGAAGCGCACCGTTTCGCTATTAGCGGACACCGCGCCAAGCGCGGTAAAACGCGCACAACATCCATGCTGGAGGAGATCAGCGGGGTAGGAGAAAGGCGCAGGCGTAATTTGCTCGCTCGGTTCGGAGGCCTACAGGGCGTATACCAAGCCAGTTTGGAAGAGTTGGCACAGGTAGAGGGTATTAGCCTGTCGCTGGCGGAAAAAATTTATCAACAATTGCACTGA
- a CDS encoding ATP-binding protein: MTPDDIERLVARAEHLMSRFEAILPLAPPMPDWSALAQRWRTTHQARGWLEPLHVLQPIHLSDLKDIDDQKKRVDDNTRQFVWGQRANNVLLTGARGTGKSSIVRAMLTEYSAEGLRVIEVDKTDLVDLPHIVDLVRKRSERFIIFCDDLSFEDGEPSYKALKTVLDGSFASVPDNVLVYATSNRRHLMPEYFSENQQTTHGDDGELHPGEAVEEKVSLSDRFGLWVSFYSFNQEAYLQIVRHWLGVFGVDLKDWDDVIRREALQWSMMRASRSGRVAWQFARDYSGKAAGLLRIT; this comes from the coding sequence ATGACCCCCGATGATATCGAGCGATTGGTCGCGCGCGCCGAGCATCTCATGTCGCGCTTTGAAGCGATTTTGCCACTGGCGCCTCCGATGCCAGACTGGAGCGCGTTGGCTCAGCGCTGGCGCACGACGCATCAGGCCCGCGGCTGGCTGGAGCCGCTGCACGTGTTGCAACCCATTCATCTCTCTGACTTGAAGGATATCGACGATCAGAAGAAGCGCGTTGACGATAACACGCGTCAGTTTGTATGGGGCCAGCGCGCCAATAATGTATTACTGACCGGAGCGCGCGGCACAGGTAAGAGTTCCATTGTCCGGGCTATGCTGACGGAATACTCGGCTGAAGGTCTGCGCGTGATCGAGGTCGACAAAACTGATTTGGTCGACTTGCCGCACATTGTCGATCTAGTGCGCAAGCGCTCCGAGCGCTTCATTATCTTCTGCGACGATCTGAGTTTCGAAGACGGTGAACCGAGTTACAAGGCGCTCAAGACGGTGCTCGATGGCAGCTTTGCTTCTGTACCAGATAATGTGCTGGTTTATGCCACCAGCAATCGTCGCCACCTTATGCCGGAATACTTTTCCGAGAACCAACAGACAACGCACGGTGACGACGGTGAGCTACATCCCGGGGAAGCTGTAGAAGAGAAAGTTTCGTTATCGGATCGTTTCGGTCTGTGGGTGTCATTCTATAGCTTTAACCAGGAAGCCTATCTGCAGATCGTGCGACACTGGCTGGGTGTGTTCGGTGTCGATCTTAAGGACTGGGACGACGTGATCCGTCGTGAAGCGCTGCAGTGGTCGATGATGCGCGCGTCGCGCAGCGGTCGCGTGGCGTGGCAGTTCGCACGCGACTATTCTGGAAAAGCTGCGGGCTTACTAAGAATTACATAG
- a CDS encoding IS1380 family transposase, translating to MVPIVFHAEITRFDKTLTRLFEWKHVAGHKSIVRLFAKFDMARNENVQAQIYRWIFDHIRFDRITLDMDSTVITRYGTPEGGAKGYNAAKPGRLSHHPLLAFVAECRMVTNFWLRPSNSSSANNTLQFLESTLPHLESKIVGLLRADSGFYDDAILTFLQGRHIDYIISAKLTHGLQRAIAERVTWWSVERGLEIGELNQAQGWSAPRRIIVVRQYAVQRKKAIGKAMSLFADDPDQQGWRYGTMVTTLNLPALEIWRSYRGRADCENRIKELKADFGLNSFNVNDFYATEAALGFAMLAYNLMSLFRQAVLRGSVQHTLATLHHKVFAVGAFWHKNPDKRQLNLAVSRQRKAWFRDSGLMQVMSGMTITLSRRISNGQSGFTALSCT from the coding sequence GTGGTGCCAATCGTTTTCCATGCTGAAATCACCCGTTTCGACAAGACCCTAACGCGTCTGTTTGAGTGGAAACATGTAGCGGGCCACAAGTCCATTGTGCGATTGTTCGCCAAATTTGACATGGCACGTAACGAGAACGTGCAAGCCCAAATTTATCGTTGGATATTTGACCACATCCGATTCGATCGAATTACGCTGGATATGGATTCCACCGTGATAACGCGCTATGGCACTCCAGAAGGCGGCGCCAAGGGTTACAACGCTGCCAAACCGGGGCGGTTATCGCACCACCCACTGCTCGCATTTGTAGCCGAATGCCGCATGGTGACTAACTTCTGGTTACGTCCAAGTAACAGCAGTAGCGCCAACAATACGCTGCAATTTTTGGAATCAACTCTCCCCCACCTGGAAAGCAAGATCGTTGGACTATTACGTGCTGACAGCGGGTTTTACGATGATGCCATTCTCACCTTCCTGCAAGGTCGCCACATCGACTACATTATAAGCGCCAAGCTCACGCATGGACTACAACGTGCCATTGCCGAGCGGGTCACTTGGTGGAGCGTTGAGCGTGGACTGGAGATCGGTGAACTGAATCAGGCTCAAGGCTGGAGTGCGCCGCGCCGTATCATAGTGGTGCGACAATACGCTGTGCAGAGAAAGAAAGCGATAGGCAAAGCCATGAGCCTGTTTGCCGATGATCCTGACCAGCAAGGCTGGCGTTACGGTACGATGGTCACTACGCTGAATTTGCCCGCACTGGAGATATGGCGTTCTTATCGGGGGCGGGCAGATTGCGAAAATCGTATCAAGGAACTCAAAGCAGACTTTGGTTTGAACAGTTTCAACGTCAATGATTTTTACGCGACTGAAGCGGCATTGGGTTTCGCCATGCTGGCATACAACCTGATGAGTTTGTTTCGGCAAGCTGTGTTACGAGGCTCGGTACAACATACCCTTGCCACCTTGCATCACAAGGTATTTGCAGTAGGGGCGTTCTGGCACAAAAACCCAGACAAGCGACAACTGAACTTGGCGGTGAGTCGACAACGAAAAGCTTGGTTTAGGGACTCTGGACTAATGCAGGTAATGTCTGGCATGACGATAACACTGTCCCGCAGAATCTCTAATGGACAATCTGGGTTTACAGCTCTCTCGTGTACTTGA
- a CDS encoding YajD family HNH nuclease, with translation MTLKNSKLDKIVLDARQNAEKRAMGYREQALKMYPWVCGRCARTFTRENLQLLEVHHKNNNHDHNPPDGSNWELLCTYCHENEHSRVKDSVGRSDGKSPETLATFNPFADLKNILKK, from the coding sequence ATGACGCTAAAGAATAGTAAGCTGGATAAAATCGTGCTGGATGCACGTCAAAATGCAGAAAAACGTGCCATGGGATATCGCGAGCAAGCGCTCAAGATGTATCCTTGGGTTTGCGGTCGGTGTGCCCGGACCTTTACCCGCGAGAATCTTCAGTTATTAGAAGTCCACCACAAGAATAACAACCATGACCATAATCCCCCAGATGGTAGCAACTGGGAGCTTTTATGTACCTATTGCCATGAAAATGAGCACTCACGGGTTAAAGACTCAGTAGGTCGCTCCGATGGTAAAAGCCCAGAAACCTTGGCTACCTTTAATCCTTTCGCAGACCTGAAAAATATCTTAAAAAAATAA
- the lptG gene encoding LPS export ABC transporter permease LptG translates to MRLLTRCLAREIYASIALVFTALLMLFSFFDLIHELNVLGSGNYHLGYAMLFVLLTVPGRIYELFPVAVLIGAIFALTQMAANSELTVYRSSGVSLRQMVIALFKIGLPLVLLTYLCGEMIAPISERMAQELRLKAQNAEVSLREFRSGVWAKDERSFVNIKNVLPDTTLLNISIYEFDESYHLRAITAAKRAAYVEKNRWQLEDVTQTLFNTQGTTVNHQASMEWRSALNLGILRAILVGSKQMSILNLYQYIQHLRDNHQKTVSYEIAMWNKLVYPFAVLVMMLLALPFASHQRRQGGISAKIFLGIILGLAFHFVGKLFTNLGALNEWQPLLSAVAMPLLFLLLATGMLWMTERR, encoded by the coding sequence ATGAGGCTGTTGACCCGTTGTCTGGCGCGTGAGATATACGCCAGCATCGCACTGGTGTTCACTGCCTTGCTAATGCTGTTTTCTTTTTTTGACCTGATACATGAACTGAATGTACTGGGCAGCGGCAATTATCATCTAGGTTATGCGATGCTGTTTGTTTTGCTGACAGTGCCTGGCCGAATTTATGAGTTGTTTCCAGTAGCAGTACTGATTGGCGCAATTTTTGCGTTGACGCAGATGGCTGCTAATTCGGAATTGACCGTCTATCGTTCTTCAGGCGTTTCACTGCGGCAAATGGTAATAGCTTTGTTCAAGATAGGGTTGCCACTCGTTCTGTTGACTTATCTATGTGGTGAAATGATTGCCCCTATTAGTGAACGTATGGCGCAGGAATTAAGGCTTAAAGCTCAGAATGCTGAAGTGTCGCTGAGAGAATTCCGTTCCGGCGTGTGGGCCAAAGATGAACGCAGTTTTGTAAACATAAAAAACGTGCTGCCCGATACCACCCTATTGAATATCAGCATTTATGAATTTGATGAGAGTTACCATCTGCGTGCCATTACTGCAGCAAAACGCGCTGCTTATGTGGAAAAAAATCGCTGGCAACTGGAAGACGTGACGCAAACCCTTTTTAATACACAGGGTACGACAGTAAATCATCAGGCAAGCATGGAATGGCGCTCGGCGCTTAACTTGGGTATTTTGAGGGCGATACTGGTGGGGTCGAAACAGATGTCGATATTGAATCTTTATCAATATATCCAGCACCTGCGCGACAACCATCAGAAGACCGTGTCTTATGAAATTGCCATGTGGAACAAGCTGGTGTATCCATTCGCAGTATTGGTGATGATGTTATTGGCCTTGCCCTTTGCTTCGCACCAGCGGCGCCAAGGTGGAATTAGCGCCAAAATATTTTTGGGTATTATATTGGGGCTAGCTTTTCACTTTGTAGGTAAGCTGTTCACCAATTTGGGTGCACTCAATGAGTGGCAGCCTTTGCTAAGTGCTGTGGCGATGCCACTACTGTTCTTGTTATTAGCGACTGGGATGCTGTGGATGACTGAAAGACGATAA